GAAAGCCGCGGCCCGACCACCAGCCGTGGAACTCGGGGTTGACCCAGCGGTGTGGATCGCCCTCGCGGCCGACGCAGCGACGACCCATTTCCGCGTAGATGCGGTCCAGGTGCGGCACCACGATCAGGGAAACCGGGTCGAGATCCGTGGGCAGTGTCTCCGCAACGCCGGAGAGGCTTGCCATGGAGGAGAGCGGCATGCCTTCGAAGTGCATGATGATGTCATCATCGCGCGCGGCCCAGGCGACCATCTGCAGCAGGTAGTCCGGGTCGTTGTAGGCCCACATCGACAGGGCGCGTGCCGACTGGCAGGTCGGGTTGTTGCCCTGACCGACGCCCAGCGGCAGGCCGAGCATGCACAGTACGCCTTCCAGAAGGCGTGCCTTGGGCGAGACGGTCTCCCCGAACGCCAGGTTCAGGCGAGCCTCGGACCAGTCCGACAGCGGCAGCCCCAGTTGCCGCCACATGGCGGGGGCCACGGGGGGCTGATAGAAGATACCGCGCTCGAGCGTCAGGGCCAGTCCGTAGACCGCCTGGGACGTTTCCGGATAGACACCGCCGCGGATCAGCGCATGCACCAGTTCGCTGTAACACAGCAGGCAGTCTCGACCGGTGGAGGAGAGCCCCATGGCCTCGGCGAGCAGGTGGTCGCTGTAATCCAGCAGGTGGCGCAGCAGCACGGGGTGGTAGGCGGAGACCAGGCCCGTATCGTGCATGGAGCGCGCAAAACCGCTGGCCTCTCCCTGGAGAGCGGTGGCGTCCATGCTGGTGAGTCGCTCACGATAGACCTCGATTCCCGGATCTTCACGGCAGGCCCGGGTGGGGCCGAACAGCGAGCTGACCAGGCGATCGGCGCCCTGGCCGCTGCCGCCCAGATCGATGTCGGGATTGGCCTGGCAGAGGGCGATCTGAGTGATCATCTGCTTGACGGGATCCACCTGGATGGGACGCTGCTCCAGGATCCGCCAGATTTCCTCGATCAGGCGATCGATGATGTGTTCATAGCCGATACGATCGGCCAGGTGGCGAAACAGGTGGCGCGGAATCTCGGCCAGCCGGCCCTGAGTCTCGCGCTCGGCCTCGCTGGGGGCGCCAAACAACAGCCTGAGGTTCAGTGCCATGGTCTGAGTCAGGTAGTGATGCGCCTGTTCCAGCGAAATCAGCGGGTGAATGTAGTCACCCTTGGCCACGGCCAGCAGCCGCAGCTCGCTGAGCGCCTCGATCACCACCATGTTGGCGTCGGCGCTCGTCAGGGCGTGCGTGGTGAGCGAGGGCACTAGGTGCTGAGGCGTTTCCCAGTCGGACCCGAGGAAGACGCCCGCCTCCTCGAGGGTGCGGCCGCGCTGCTCGATGGCCTCGCAGCCGCCCTCCTGCAGCATGACTCGCCGGGCGGTATCGAGGACGCGGGGGAGTTTGCTCGGCTTGGCGAAGTCGCGTGCGTTGCCGAGCAGGGTGATGGCGTCATCGAATTTCTTGAGCAGGCCAGCGAGCTTGTCGCTGGCTGCCGGCATACCACTGCTTGTTGTCGTGTCACGTGGCGTCGTCACACAGACTCCTTGTCGTCAGGCTTTCATTGTCTCTATGACGCCCTACATCAGACATAGAAATCAAGGTCTTCCATGTGCTTGAGCAGCTCCTTCATGCGTGCTGCCTCGTCGCCCTTGAAGTAGATCAGGCCCCAGTGCGTGCCGAAGGCGGTGCGCTTGGTGACGGTTTCTTCCTGGGGCGGAGTCAGCTCGTGAGACTCGAAGTAGGGGTGGTCCTCGACCTCCTCGGGAATTTCCAGCTTGCTGACCACCCGGCGGCGCGGGTAGACACCGAAGCAGCCGGCAAAGCCGTCGGCATCGACCACTTCCTTCGGGAAGAAGGCCTTGACCTCTTCTTCGGTGGTATTGGGATCGAAGACGAGCATGGAAGCCTGGTAGGCATTGAAGCCGTAGACGCGTTCGAGCAGCTCGAAGACCTTGAAGCCCGGCGGACGGTAGGCGACTTCGCCGAAGTACATCTCGCCATCGTTGGTGACGAAGTACTCGGGATGGATCAGGCCGAACTCGATATCGAAGGCCTTGATCAGCTTCTCGATCTGGGCGGTGATCTGGGGGCGGTACTTCTCGAGCTCCGGCGAGGCCGGTACGAACACCGAGTAGCCCAGCGTCACGTACTCAGAAATGTTGAGGAAGACGATCTTGCCGTTGTGAATCCAGGCCTCGACGGCGAATTCCCAACCGTCCAGGTGCGACTCCATCAGCACCGGGAATTCCTCGTCGGGAATCGTATCGACCTCGTCCGGGGTGCGGATCACCCGGTGGCCGAGGCAGCCCGCCTTGTCGAAGGCCTTGAGGTGGATCGGGTCGTTGGGATCGCCGTCGAGCTTGAGCAGCGTCTGGTTGACGCGTTTCAGGAAGCGGATCACGTCTTCCTTGTCGTGGGCCTCCTCGAAGATGCCCACGCGGATGCCGCCCAGCTGGGCGCGACGCTTCATCAGCGCCTTGTCGCGCAGTAGCAGCGACTGGCCGTAGAGGCGGGGATTGTCCAGCAGCACGGAGTTGATCGCACCGGCCCATTCCACCGTTTCCTCGAACAGCGGGATGGCGACGTCGACGCCCATGCCTTTCAGGGTCTCGGCGATCTCCATGGAGCGATCGTTGAGGCGCTCGAAGTTCCACGAGACATAGGGGATGTCGTGTTTCTGGCAGTAGTCCTCGGCCCAGTCAGGCGCCACCACCACATAGCGGCGGTCGAAACTCTCGGCGGCCTCGACGGCACTCAGGCTCCAGCCCAGCAGCGCGATGTAGCCTTTGTTGGAATCCTTTTGCATCAGTTCTGTTCCTGTCAGTGTTAGGTATGTTAATTCATGCCCACGCTACACGCATAAGCCTAGACTAGATAGATCGCGTCCGACCCGACGCAGCGGCAGGCCTTGTGTCCTTGCGGATCCCGTAACCCGCTGTTATAGTGCGCCCCGCTCGACAACGTCGGTCTTGAAGCCGGCAAATGCATTCGATAACTCGCATCGTTTCGCATCCGCTCGAGTCGTTATGGTGGCCCCGTCGGTCCTCCCGCAACGCTAAGTCGCAAACCCCGCCAGGCCCGGAAGGGAGCAACGGTAGTGATGGATGCGTGTGCCGGGATGTGGCTGTCGGGGCCGCCTCCATTTCGGGGCGGCCATTCCTGCCTCTCCCCTCGCGCCCGACTCCCTCGCCTTTCGGCCATGCGCTCCAGCCGCTAGAATACCGGTCCGGTCCAGGCAATCTGCCTGCCCCCGCATCGCGCTTTGAACGGCGCCGTCTTCTCTCGATCGATGAAAGGATCCTGCGCTGCATGAGCTATCAGGTATTGGCCCGCAAATGGCGCCCCCGCACCTTCCACGAGCTGGTCGGTCAGGAGCATGTGCAGCGCGCGCTGGTCAACGCCCTGGATCAGGGGCGCTTGCACCATGCCTATCTGTTCACCGGGACCCGTGGGGTCGGCAAGACCACCCTGGCGCGTATCCTCGCCAAGTGCCTGAACTGCACCGCCAAGGGCTTCGATGACAGCGCCGTTACCTCGACCCCCTGCGGGCAGTGCGAGAACTGCCGGGCCATCGATGAGGGGCGCTTCGTCGACCTGATCGAGGTCGATGCCGCCTCGCGCACCAAGGTCGAAGACACCCGCGAGCTGCTCGACAATGTGCAGTACGCGCCCACCCAGGGCCGCTACAAGGTGTACCTCATCGATGAGGTGCACATGCTGTCGACCCACAGCTTCAATGCGCTGCTCAAGACTCTCGAGGAGCCGCCGCCCCACGTGAAATTCCTGCTCGCCACCACCGACCCGCAGAAACTGCCGGTGACGGTGCTGTCGCGCTGCCTGCAGTTCACGCTCAAGAACATGCCGCCGGAGCGCATCGTCGAGCATCTGAGCCAGGTGCTTGAGGCCGAGCAGGTGGGCTTCGACGAGAGCGCCCTGTGGCTGCTCGGCAAGGCCGCCGACGGCTCGATGCGCGATGCCATGAGCCTGACCGATCAGGCGATCGCCTTCGGCCAGGGGCAGGTGCGCCAGGGCGATGTCGCCGCCATGCTGGGCACCCTCGACCAGCGCCATGTGCTGACGTTGCTGGAGGCGCTGGCCGAAGTGGATGCCGCGCGCGTGCTCGGTGAGGTGGCGGCTCTGGCGGAGCAGGGTCCCGACTTCGCCGGCGTGCTCGACGACCTGCTGGGTGTGCTGCACCGCCTGGCGGTGGCGCAGATGGTGCCCGGCGCCCTGGACAACGGTCACGGCGACCGGGAGGACCTGCTGGCGCTGGCCGGACGCTTCACCGCCGAGGATGTGCAGCTCTACTATCAGATCGGCCTGCAGGGTCGCGGCGACATGGCGCAGGCGCCGGAGCCGCGCACCGCGCTCGAGATGACCCTGCTGCGCATGCTGGCCTTCCGCCCCCAGGGTGTGCCCAAGCCGGCCCAGACGCCCCTGCCGATGACCGGCGATGCCGTGCCCGAGCAGGCCCCGGCGGCAACACCCGGCGGACCGGCGGCCGGCGCAACGGCAGCCACTCCCGCTTCGGGAGGCGAGGCGATGCCCGCTGCCGCCCCCGACAGCACCGCCTCGGCCGAGGCGGCCAATAAGGTGCCGGCCGAGCCAATGCGTTCTGCACCGCCCCAGCCGACGCCGGCCGCCGTGCCGGAGGCCCCCGCCCCGGCAGCGGCGTCGCCGGCCAATGTCGAGCCGCCCCCCTGGGAGGCGCTGGCGGAGGAGGGCGCGCCCGCGCCGATCGAACCGGCTCAGGTTCAGACTCAGGCCCAGGCGCCGTCACCCTCGTCTCAGGCCGCCGATACTGCGCCCTCATCGATACCCGACACGACTTCTCCGGCGTCGGCACCCGCTGGTTCGGCCGAGGAGGCCTCGGCCATCGCGCCTTCTGAGATGGACGAGGCATTAGCGACCCCGGACGAGGCCGCGCCCGGGTCGGCCGGCCCCTTCAGCCAGGCGGCCTGGCTGCAACGCTTCGAGCAGCTGGGCCTCGGTGGCCTGACGCGCAACCTGGCGGCCCATTGCGTGGTCGAAAACGACGATGGGCAGACCCTGGTGCTGCGCCTGTCGCCCTCCCAGGCGGCGATGAACGCAGAGATTCACGTCAAGCGTATTCAGCAGGCGCTGACCGATGCCGGTGTTGACCGACGGGTCAACATCCAGGTCGGCGAGATCCCCGCGAACATGGAAACCCCCCGCGGCCAGGCCGAGCGCATCGCCGCCGAGCGTCATGCGCTGGCGGTTGAAGCGCTCAAGGCCGACCCGCATATACAGCAACTCCAGTCGGCCTTCGGGGCTCGTCTGGTAGAAGCCAGCGTCGAACCCCGTCAGGATGCCGATTCGGCCTGACCGCGCTGGTCCACGACTCTCAACGACTCAAGAGGAACCTCACCATGATGAAAGGTGGCATGGGTAACCTGATGAAGCAGGCTCAGGAAATGCAGGAGAAGATGCAGCGCGTCCAGGAGGAGGCCGCCAAGGCCGAGGTCCAGGGCGAGGCCGGCGCCGGCATGATCAAGGTCACCATGAATGGCCGTCATGACGTCAGCAAGGTCGACATCGACCCGAGCATCATGGAAGAGGACAAGGAGCTCCTCGAGGACCTGCTGGCCGCCGCCGTCAACGATGCGGTGCGCAAGGTCGAGGCCGCCTCCAAGTCCAAGATGGAAGAAGCCACCGCCGGCCTGAACCTGCCGCCCGGCTTCAAGATGCCGTTCTGATGAGCTTCTCCCCCCTCGTCGATCGATTGCTGGAATCGCTGCGCGTGCTCCCCGGCGTGGGACCCAAGACCGCTCAGCGCATGGCCCTGCACCTGCTCGAGCGCGAACGGGAGGGGGGCGAGCGCCTGGCCGCCGTGCTGGCCGAGGCCCTGGCCGAGGTCGGCTATTGCCGGCGCTGCCGCACCCTGACCGAGGAAGAGGTGTGTGGCCTGTGTCGCAGTACCCGCCGCGAGGAGCGGCTGCTGTGCGTGGTGGAATCGCCTGCGGATCTGCTGGCGATCGAGGAGGCCGGTGGCTATCGTGGCCAGTATTTCGTGCTGCACGGCCACCTCTCGCCCCTCGACGGCATCGGCCCGGAGGATATCGGCCTCGATCAGCTCGAGACGCGCCTCGCCGAGGACGGCGTCGATGAGGTGATCCTGGCCACCAACCCCACCGTGGAAGGCGAAGCCACGGCGCATTACATCGCCACTCAGCTCACCGGCCGCGAGATCCGCCTGTCGCGCCTGGCCTATGGCGTGCCCATGGGCGGCGAGCTGGAATACGTCGACGGCGGCACCCTGAGCCGCGCCTTCAATGGCCGCCTGCCCTTTAGCGGCGAGTGAGTCGACGCCTGCAGTACTACTTGGAAACGCTATGTCCCTGGCACCCGAATCTCTGGCACCCGAAAATCGCGATCTCGATATTCGCTGGATCGATACCCCCAAGGCCCTGAATGAGGCCTGCGAGGCCCTCGCCGGCGCCGATACGCTGGCGCTGGATACCGAGTTCTTTCGCGAGTCGACCTTCTACCCTGTGCCGGCCCTGGTGCAGCTGTGCGCCGGCGAGACGGCCTACCTGGTCGATCCCCAGGCCGTAGCCGCCACCCCGGCTCTTAAGGCCTTGCTGTCCGATGGTCCGCTCAAGCTGTTGCATGCCAGCAGCGAGGATCTCGAGGTGCTGGGCGGCTGGGCCGGCGTGAGTATCTGGCCGCTGGTCGACACCCAGGTCGCGCAGTCGCTGCTCAGCGAAGATCCGGCGATGGGCTATCAGCGGCTGGTGGAGCGCTGGACCGGCCATGTGCTGCCCAAGGACGAGACCCGCTCCGACTGGCTGGAACGCCCACTGTCCGACTCT
The genomic region above belongs to Halomonas sp. YLGW01 and contains:
- the recR gene encoding recombination mediator RecR; amino-acid sequence: MSFSPLVDRLLESLRVLPGVGPKTAQRMALHLLEREREGGERLAAVLAEALAEVGYCRRCRTLTEEEVCGLCRSTRREERLLCVVESPADLLAIEEAGGYRGQYFVLHGHLSPLDGIGPEDIGLDQLETRLAEDGVDEVILATNPTVEGEATAHYIATQLTGREIRLSRLAYGVPMGGELEYVDGGTLSRAFNGRLPFSGE
- the dnaX gene encoding DNA polymerase III subunit gamma/tau; this translates as MSYQVLARKWRPRTFHELVGQEHVQRALVNALDQGRLHHAYLFTGTRGVGKTTLARILAKCLNCTAKGFDDSAVTSTPCGQCENCRAIDEGRFVDLIEVDAASRTKVEDTRELLDNVQYAPTQGRYKVYLIDEVHMLSTHSFNALLKTLEEPPPHVKFLLATTDPQKLPVTVLSRCLQFTLKNMPPERIVEHLSQVLEAEQVGFDESALWLLGKAADGSMRDAMSLTDQAIAFGQGQVRQGDVAAMLGTLDQRHVLTLLEALAEVDAARVLGEVAALAEQGPDFAGVLDDLLGVLHRLAVAQMVPGALDNGHGDREDLLALAGRFTAEDVQLYYQIGLQGRGDMAQAPEPRTALEMTLLRMLAFRPQGVPKPAQTPLPMTGDAVPEQAPAATPGGPAAGATAATPASGGEAMPAAAPDSTASAEAANKVPAEPMRSAPPQPTPAAVPEAPAPAAASPANVEPPPWEALAEEGAPAPIEPAQVQTQAQAPSPSSQAADTAPSSIPDTTSPASAPAGSAEEASAIAPSEMDEALATPDEAAPGSAGPFSQAAWLQRFEQLGLGGLTRNLAAHCVVENDDGQTLVLRLSPSQAAMNAEIHVKRIQQALTDAGVDRRVNIQVGEIPANMETPRGQAERIAAERHALAVEALKADPHIQQLQSAFGARLVEASVEPRQDADSA
- a CDS encoding ATP-grasp domain-containing protein, which gives rise to MQKDSNKGYIALLGWSLSAVEAAESFDRRYVVVAPDWAEDYCQKHDIPYVSWNFERLNDRSMEIAETLKGMGVDVAIPLFEETVEWAGAINSVLLDNPRLYGQSLLLRDKALMKRRAQLGGIRVGIFEEAHDKEDVIRFLKRVNQTLLKLDGDPNDPIHLKAFDKAGCLGHRVIRTPDEVDTIPDEEFPVLMESHLDGWEFAVEAWIHNGKIVFLNISEYVTLGYSVFVPASPELEKYRPQITAQIEKLIKAFDIEFGLIHPEYFVTNDGEMYFGEVAYRPPGFKVFELLERVYGFNAYQASMLVFDPNTTEEEVKAFFPKEVVDADGFAGCFGVYPRRRVVSKLEIPEEVEDHPYFESHELTPPQEETVTKRTAFGTHWGLIYFKGDEAARMKELLKHMEDLDFYV
- a CDS encoding YbaB/EbfC family nucleoid-associated protein; translated protein: MMKGGMGNLMKQAQEMQEKMQRVQEEAAKAEVQGEAGAGMIKVTMNGRHDVSKVDIDPSIMEEDKELLEDLLAAAVNDAVRKVEAASKSKMEEATAGLNLPPGFKMPF